A region of Chlamydiales bacterium STE3 DNA encodes the following proteins:
- a CDS encoding Uncharacterized protein (Product derived from UniProtKB/Trembl:D1R9S3), with product MDEAVIGIVVNANLHLLITKRADTPIWVLPGGGIDKEETPEAAVIREVKEETGLDVMISYKCAEYTPINALSAKTHVFVCEWLCGTLKNSPETQKVQFSPLDHLPKPFFFLHQEWLTDWQNSKGKLVLKKIHQVTPFAILKFFFRHPIILIKYLLSKKIPFFLSNKN from the coding sequence ATGGATGAAGCTGTTATCGGAATTGTTGTGAACGCCAACCTTCATTTACTTATTACAAAACGAGCAGACACTCCCATCTGGGTGCTTCCGGGAGGAGGCATCGACAAAGAAGAAACACCGGAGGCTGCTGTCATCCGGGAGGTTAAAGAAGAAACAGGCCTCGACGTCATGATTTCCTATAAGTGTGCAGAATACACGCCTATAAATGCCCTATCGGCGAAAACACATGTATTTGTATGCGAGTGGCTTTGTGGAACCTTAAAGAATAGTCCTGAAACGCAAAAAGTGCAGTTCTCACCTTTGGATCACTTGCCCAAGCCCTTTTTTTTCTTGCATCAAGAATGGCTTACCGATTGGCAAAACAGCAAAGGTAAGCTAGTTTTAAAAAAAATTCACCAGGTTACCCCTTTTGCTATTCTCAAATTTTTTTTTCGCCACCCCATTATTCTAATAAAATATCTACTATCAAAGAAAATTCCATTCTTTCTGTCGAATAAAAATTGA
- a CDS encoding Metalloprotease (Product derived from UniProtKB/Trembl:D6YW03;EC number derived from UniProtKB/Trembl:D6YW03): protein MFLHVIPIWMIPLTFLFAQLTGEDTLQSEIFLENIQTTQLVLKNGMHVFLRPSKNEEEEVMVQLAAKGGYTSCPVQEQFAARIISDVIAGSGIGSLSSDQLSALLYHYCIELDVSIKPFYRMISAECDSDSLPMLVKLLHDFFLEPKFNKTGLENTVFALSEVIDNSCLDKTKKFENAFFCLNTQTGPKKIPLSKEGLRAIEVCQLPAVFEKVFANPKDFCCVITGSFDKKLIKPYVVKLLGEIPNKTDPLGLNILASPAFPVKPCTQTLSLKNSFDSLTRITFPITIPIDCTNFFKLEMVCQTIESHLKTAMKKRFKSSYGINVAHEFPFYPSFTLPWITVQYRCSYDQAEDLAKIIVAEVHYLKNKGPTLNDLRLAEKSQKANDDFWHKEDEYWVSFITNAFLMNLNPESTFVNQKESRKMSLEKMKMNLATFFDATRHTRLTTKPE, encoded by the coding sequence ATGTTTTTACACGTGATCCCTATATGGATGATCCCCTTAACCTTTCTATTCGCTCAATTAACGGGGGAAGATACCCTTCAATCTGAGATTTTCCTAGAAAACATCCAGACTACCCAGCTTGTATTAAAAAATGGGATGCATGTTTTTCTAAGACCAAGTAAAAACGAAGAAGAAGAAGTAATGGTGCAGCTTGCAGCCAAGGGAGGATATACCTCATGCCCCGTTCAAGAGCAGTTTGCAGCACGTATTATTTCAGATGTCATCGCGGGGTCGGGAATTGGCTCTCTTAGCTCCGATCAACTTTCTGCTTTGCTCTACCATTATTGCATCGAATTGGATGTTTCCATAAAACCTTTTTATAGAATGATTTCGGCAGAATGCGATAGTGATTCGCTTCCCATGCTAGTCAAACTCTTGCACGATTTTTTCTTAGAACCAAAGTTTAATAAGACAGGGTTAGAAAATACAGTTTTTGCTTTATCTGAGGTTATTGATAACTCTTGTTTAGATAAAACAAAGAAATTTGAAAACGCTTTCTTTTGTTTAAACACACAAACGGGTCCCAAAAAAATTCCGTTATCAAAGGAAGGCTTGAGAGCAATTGAGGTATGTCAGCTTCCGGCTGTGTTTGAAAAAGTGTTTGCAAATCCGAAAGATTTTTGCTGTGTTATTACTGGAAGTTTTGATAAGAAACTGATCAAACCCTATGTGGTTAAACTTCTTGGAGAAATTCCTAATAAGACCGATCCTTTGGGCCTTAACATTTTAGCATCACCAGCCTTTCCGGTTAAACCCTGCACACAAACCCTCTCATTAAAAAATAGTTTTGATAGCTTAACGCGTATTACATTTCCCATCACTATTCCCATTGATTGTACAAATTTTTTTAAGTTGGAAATGGTGTGTCAAACTATTGAATCACATCTCAAAACAGCCATGAAGAAAAGATTTAAATCTTCTTATGGAATAAATGTTGCCCATGAATTCCCTTTTTATCCGAGTTTTACTCTTCCCTGGATTACAGTTCAATATAGGTGCAGTTATGATCAAGCAGAAGATCTAGCTAAAATTATTGTTGCTGAAGTACATTATCTCAAAAATAAAGGCCCTACCTTAAATGATTTGCGCCTAGCAGAGAAAAGCCAAAAAGCAAATGATGACTTTTGGCATAAAGAAGATGAATATTGGGTATCTTTCATTACAAATGCGTTTTTAATGAATCTAAATCCAGAATCTACTTTCGTTAATCAGAAGGAATCTAGGAAAATGTCATTAGAAAAAATGAAGATGAATCTTGCCACATTTTTTGATGCCACTAGGCATACACGCCTAACCACTAAACCTGAATAA